Proteins encoded by one window of Sorangium aterium:
- a CDS encoding AAA family ATPase, with amino-acid sequence MDLRDYVVGDVMHEGAETRVCRAVHRPSGDRVVLKLPAAAAPSSRVTGRILHEHHILTQLGEVSGVARARELLQRGGTAALVIEDPGLRSLDLELAERGRLPVEAVLRLGALLARALEAVHAAGITHKDIKPQNVLVDAAYAQVKLLDFGIASSLPLEATAASIPEGLEGTLAYMSPEQTGRTARALDPRTDLYSLGVTLFEALSGRLPFTERDPLSLVHAHLAKEPPSLDEVVPDVPPGLAAIVSRLLAKNPDRRYQTAKGAAEDLERALRMWRERGAVERFTLGDKDFSQKLRLPDVLVGREHERDLLGAAFARAAEGAAELVLIGGPSGIGKTALVRTVYRDIARAGRGLLISGKHDQLARSTPYAAMAQAFGALMQQWLASPKPTLTAWQERIRADVGDNARLIADVVPELDLIMGKLAPVPPVHGEQVLARQRLTWLNFVRAVTTPNAPLVMFLDDMQWADSATLEILRTLLTDAERRDLLLIAAYRDNEAPPEHPLWRLVASVEESGARVSRMSVHPLSAEHVQAWTARALSSEAARVEPLSRILWQKTRGNPFFMEQLLLSLHRQSKVARDPESGAWRWGQKEIEQAQVTDNVVALLTDKLLEMPEATQQLLGLAACAGHAFHLHDLERLSGWERARVTGALWPALREELVVPADGAYRTAQALGEAGAGTGTGTGTGTGTGTGTGTGTGTGTGTGEGALDAEYRFLHDRVQQASYERAPPAQRVLAHLEIGRRLWARHRAQGGTPQELLELVRHLNLGSARMDSAGEREALARLNLEAARAAKAASSYRLLLSLAEAARGLLGDDAWRKDAALCAELALEQIEAAFLLREFDDVEARCARLLAMPLPALTRLSAQELRVRSAQAAGQFARGVELGLAALAEQDIAFPGTDDARSAALLEESAELDRWFERDPDAFERMPLDPSPEQVIIDALTMHLMVCAAIGGQPLLSGLVIARAVLRVRERRALTPVSPFIIVCFANVWSLTTGMYRRAASWVGPGVRAAERVASPFLAECLSFHGQYTAYSRPADEMAPIFERTCATGLKVGSFQGASWGLEGDLFYYRVWRGQPLGQLEAHRAARWGLMQRAGTALGTHYFEAIASWCDLLTTADGAGRLLSGEPLSRGSRSFLADGDGMAAELARILEAHLFLVAGAYPKALARAREAEQFRVSIFGFPPVTDIPLWLALAAARCWPTATDAAERAGLREDIERGLARLRYFAEGSADNFLHKLRLLEAEHARVQGKTDEAMARYDEAIELSREQRFFPIEALAAQLCAEFHLEAGRRRIAALYLREARDAYARWEAHAVVAHLEARWPALLRAPVQPATAERRRTTGVATLTTTGVTGGAQLDVNTAVRAARALSSELDPERVVGRLMELVLESAGAQRGVLLLGEGEELSVVARLSVEGGRIETGLSEPLSQSSEVARTVVHYVARTNEPVVVDDARSDARFAADPHLASRPVLSLLSLPLSHRGRLLGVLYLEHREVPAAFPERRVELLSVLAAQAAIAVENALLYRDLEAKIKERTVELRIAKEAAERASQAKSDFLSSMSHELRTPLNGIMGYAQILERTPDVPPAWREGLRVIQKSSEHLLSLINDLLHLAKIEAGKMDSVLTEFRLPALVRTVVDLCRVRAEAKAITFSHDLRGPALQAVCADEKRLMQVLLNLLGNAIKFTERGSVALHVEVLEETVPAGRMVRFRVEDTGPGIAPEHLSRIFEPFEQVGEQSAKSEGTGLGLAITKKLVQQMGGAIEVQSEVGAGSVFTVTLPLAEAQLATSPGEARGWDTIVGYQGERRAVLIVDDNPDNRAVVRELLGPLGFELCEADGGEAALRMAALRAPALILLDVYMKDMDGYETARRLRFMPELRQVVILASSASVSEAERQQCASAGCDDFLPKPIVASALLDKISRLLGIEWLRRDEAPARDAPAEELEGDGHLAPPPAEELAILSALAKKGLVHKILEEAERIAQHDPRLRPWIEQLTTLARSYQTRKLRDFVGAYGPNGAGGADGRAEPQEST; translated from the coding sequence AGACTACGTTGTGGGGGACGTGATGCACGAAGGGGCCGAGACCCGCGTGTGTCGCGCGGTCCATCGTCCCTCCGGCGACAGGGTGGTGCTCAAGCTCCCCGCGGCGGCCGCGCCGAGCTCGCGCGTGACGGGGCGCATCCTGCATGAGCATCACATCCTGACACAGCTTGGAGAGGTGTCAGGGGTAGCGCGGGCGCGGGAGCTCCTGCAGCGGGGCGGCACGGCCGCGCTGGTGATCGAGGACCCCGGCCTCCGGTCGCTGGATCTAGAGCTCGCCGAGCGCGGGCGCCTGCCGGTGGAAGCGGTGCTGAGGCTGGGAGCGCTCCTCGCTCGAGCCCTCGAGGCCGTGCATGCGGCCGGCATAACGCACAAGGATATCAAACCACAGAACGTGCTGGTCGACGCGGCGTACGCGCAGGTCAAGCTGCTCGACTTCGGCATCGCCTCGTCGCTACCGCTGGAGGCGACGGCGGCGAGCATCCCCGAAGGGCTCGAGGGGACACTGGCGTACATGTCGCCCGAGCAGACGGGCCGCACAGCGCGGGCGCTCGATCCCCGCACCGACCTGTACTCGCTCGGAGTGACGCTCTTCGAGGCGCTCTCAGGGCGGCTACCGTTCACCGAGCGCGACCCGCTCTCGCTGGTGCACGCGCACCTGGCCAAGGAGCCGCCGTCCCTCGACGAGGTCGTCCCCGATGTGCCTCCGGGCCTCGCGGCGATCGTGTCCAGGCTGCTCGCGAAGAACCCTGACCGGCGGTACCAGACGGCCAAGGGCGCAGCGGAAGACCTGGAGCGAGCGCTGCGCATGTGGCGCGAGCGCGGCGCGGTGGAGCGCTTCACGCTCGGGGACAAGGATTTCTCGCAGAAGCTGCGGCTGCCGGACGTCCTCGTCGGGCGAGAGCACGAGCGCGATCTGCTGGGCGCGGCCTTCGCCCGCGCCGCCGAGGGCGCGGCGGAGCTCGTGCTCATCGGCGGCCCGTCCGGCATCGGCAAGACGGCGCTCGTGCGCACCGTCTACCGGGACATCGCGCGCGCGGGGCGCGGGCTCCTGATCTCGGGCAAGCACGACCAGCTCGCGCGGTCGACGCCCTACGCGGCCATGGCGCAAGCGTTCGGGGCGCTGATGCAGCAGTGGCTGGCGAGCCCGAAGCCGACACTGACGGCGTGGCAGGAGCGGATCAGGGCCGACGTGGGGGACAACGCCCGGCTCATCGCCGACGTGGTGCCGGAGCTCGACCTGATCATGGGCAAGCTCGCGCCGGTGCCGCCGGTGCACGGCGAGCAGGTGCTCGCCCGCCAGCGGCTGACCTGGCTGAACTTCGTGAGGGCGGTCACGACGCCGAACGCGCCGCTCGTGATGTTCCTCGACGACATGCAGTGGGCCGACAGCGCCACGCTGGAGATCCTGAGGACGCTGCTGACCGACGCAGAGCGGAGAGACCTCCTCTTGATCGCGGCGTACCGCGACAACGAGGCGCCCCCCGAGCACCCGCTGTGGAGGCTCGTGGCGTCGGTCGAGGAGAGCGGGGCGAGGGTGTCGAGGATGTCGGTGCACCCCCTTTCGGCGGAGCACGTGCAGGCATGGACAGCGCGGGCGCTGAGCAGCGAGGCGGCGCGGGTGGAGCCGCTCTCGCGCATCCTGTGGCAAAAGACGCGAGGAAACCCGTTCTTCATGGAGCAGCTGCTGCTGTCCCTGCACCGGCAGAGCAAGGTGGCGCGGGACCCGGAGAGCGGCGCGTGGCGCTGGGGCCAGAAGGAGATCGAGCAGGCGCAGGTGACCGACAACGTCGTCGCCCTCCTGACGGACAAGCTGCTCGAGATGCCTGAAGCGACACAGCAGCTCCTGGGGCTCGCGGCGTGCGCGGGGCACGCTTTCCACCTCCACGACCTGGAGCGGCTCAGCGGATGGGAGCGCGCCCGGGTGACCGGCGCGCTGTGGCCCGCCCTGCGGGAGGAGCTGGTGGTGCCGGCCGACGGAGCCTACCGGACCGCGCAGGCGCTGGGAGAGGCCGGAGCCGGAACCGGAACTGGAACTGGAACTGGAACTGGAACTGGAACTGGAACTGGAACTGGAACTGGAACTGGAACTGGAACTGGAGAAGGAGCGCTCGACGCTGAATACCGCTTCTTGCACGACCGCGTGCAGCAGGCGAGCTACGAGCGGGCCCCGCCGGCGCAGCGCGTCCTGGCGCACCTGGAGATCGGCCGGCGGCTGTGGGCGCGGCATCGGGCGCAGGGGGGCACACCGCAAGAGCTCCTGGAGCTGGTGCGGCACCTCAACCTCGGCTCAGCGCGGATGGACTCCGCAGGCGAGCGCGAGGCGCTGGCGCGGCTGAACCTCGAGGCCGCGCGCGCCGCGAAGGCGGCGAGCTCGTACCGGCTTCTCCTGAGCCTCGCCGAGGCCGCGCGGGGCTTGCTGGGCGATGACGCATGGCGCAAGGACGCGGCGCTGTGCGCGGAGCTCGCGCTCGAGCAGATCGAGGCGGCCTTTCTGCTGCGGGAGTTCGACGACGTCGAGGCGCGGTGCGCGCGGCTGCTCGCCATGCCGCTGCCGGCGCTCACCAGGCTCTCGGCGCAGGAGCTCCGCGTCCGCAGCGCCCAGGCGGCGGGCCAGTTCGCGCGAGGGGTCGAGCTCGGGCTCGCCGCGCTCGCGGAGCAGGACATCGCGTTTCCGGGCACCGACGACGCGCGCAGCGCCGCGCTCCTCGAGGAGTCCGCCGAGCTGGATCGATGGTTCGAGCGCGACCCGGACGCGTTCGAGCGGATGCCCCTCGATCCCTCCCCGGAGCAGGTGATCATCGATGCGCTGACCATGCACCTCATGGTGTGTGCGGCGATCGGCGGTCAACCGCTGCTGTCCGGGCTCGTGATCGCCCGCGCCGTGCTGAGGGTGCGAGAGCGGCGCGCGCTCACGCCGGTCTCTCCCTTCATCATCGTTTGCTTCGCGAACGTCTGGTCGCTCACCACGGGCATGTACCGTCGCGCTGCGAGCTGGGTCGGCCCTGGAGTGCGCGCGGCCGAGCGCGTCGCGTCGCCCTTTCTGGCAGAGTGTCTGTCCTTCCACGGGCAGTACACGGCCTACTCCCGCCCCGCGGATGAAATGGCGCCCATCTTCGAGCGAACCTGCGCGACCGGCCTGAAGGTCGGCTCGTTCCAGGGGGCGAGCTGGGGGCTGGAAGGCGACCTGTTCTATTACCGAGTGTGGCGTGGCCAGCCGCTCGGGCAGCTCGAGGCGCACCGGGCGGCGCGCTGGGGGTTGATGCAGCGCGCGGGGACCGCGCTCGGGACGCACTATTTCGAGGCGATCGCGTCGTGGTGCGACCTCTTGACGACCGCCGACGGCGCGGGGAGGCTGCTGTCGGGCGAGCCGCTCTCACGAGGATCGCGCTCCTTCCTGGCGGACGGAGACGGGATGGCAGCCGAGCTGGCTCGCATCCTCGAGGCGCACCTGTTCCTCGTCGCCGGCGCGTACCCGAAGGCGCTCGCGCGGGCACGGGAGGCCGAGCAGTTCCGCGTGTCCATCTTCGGCTTTCCTCCGGTCACGGACATACCGCTCTGGCTCGCGCTCGCGGCCGCGAGGTGCTGGCCGACAGCCACGGACGCGGCGGAGCGGGCCGGGCTCCGCGAGGACATCGAGCGAGGCCTCGCGCGGCTGAGGTACTTCGCCGAAGGGAGCGCGGACAATTTCCTCCACAAGCTGCGCCTCCTCGAGGCCGAGCACGCCCGCGTGCAGGGCAAGACCGACGAGGCCATGGCCAGGTACGACGAGGCCATCGAGCTCTCGCGCGAGCAGCGATTCTTTCCTATCGAAGCCCTGGCCGCTCAGCTCTGCGCCGAGTTTCACCTCGAGGCGGGCAGGCGCCGTATCGCCGCGCTGTACCTGCGCGAGGCCAGGGACGCCTATGCTCGCTGGGAAGCGCACGCCGTGGTGGCCCACCTGGAGGCGAGGTGGCCCGCCCTGCTCCGTGCGCCTGTCCAGCCCGCGACGGCGGAGCGCCGCCGCACGACGGGCGTCGCTACGCTGACCACCACGGGAGTCACGGGCGGCGCGCAGCTCGACGTGAACACCGCGGTCCGCGCGGCGCGGGCGCTGTCGAGCGAGCTCGACCCGGAGCGGGTCGTCGGGCGTCTGATGGAGCTCGTGCTGGAGAGCGCGGGGGCGCAGCGCGGCGTCCTGCTGCTGGGCGAAGGCGAAGAGCTCTCGGTCGTGGCGCGGCTCTCGGTGGAGGGAGGCCGCATCGAGACGGGCCTGTCCGAGCCGCTCTCGCAGAGCAGCGAGGTGGCGAGGACGGTGGTGCACTACGTGGCGCGCACGAACGAGCCGGTCGTGGTGGACGACGCCAGGTCGGACGCGCGCTTCGCGGCCGATCCGCACCTGGCCTCGCGCCCCGTGCTCTCGCTCCTCTCGCTTCCCTTGTCGCATCGAGGGCGCCTCCTCGGCGTGCTCTACCTCGAGCATCGCGAGGTGCCTGCGGCGTTCCCCGAACGGCGGGTGGAGCTCCTGTCGGTGCTCGCCGCGCAGGCCGCCATCGCCGTCGAGAACGCCCTCCTGTACCGGGACCTGGAGGCCAAGATCAAGGAGCGCACCGTCGAGCTCCGCATCGCCAAGGAGGCCGCGGAGCGCGCCAGCCAGGCCAAGAGCGACTTTCTCTCCAGCATGAGCCACGAGCTGCGAACGCCGCTCAACGGGATCATGGGTTATGCCCAGATCCTGGAGCGAACGCCCGACGTCCCGCCGGCGTGGCGGGAGGGCCTGCGGGTCATCCAGAAGTCGAGCGAGCACCTGCTCTCGCTCATCAATGACCTGCTGCACCTGGCCAAGATCGAGGCGGGGAAGATGGACTCCGTCCTGACGGAGTTCCGGTTGCCTGCGCTCGTGCGGACCGTGGTCGACCTGTGCCGGGTGCGCGCCGAAGCGAAGGCGATCACATTCTCCCACGACCTTCGCGGACCTGCGCTTCAGGCCGTCTGCGCCGACGAGAAGCGGCTGATGCAGGTGCTCTTGAACCTCCTCGGCAATGCCATCAAGTTCACGGAGCGGGGAAGCGTGGCCCTCCATGTCGAGGTGCTGGAGGAGACCGTCCCGGCAGGGCGGATGGTGCGGTTCCGGGTCGAGGATACGGGTCCTGGGATCGCCCCGGAGCACCTGTCGCGCATCTTCGAGCCCTTCGAGCAGGTGGGGGAGCAGAGCGCGAAGAGCGAGGGCACAGGGCTTGGCCTCGCCATCACGAAGAAGCTCGTGCAGCAGATGGGTGGTGCGATCGAGGTGCAAAGCGAGGTCGGCGCGGGCAGCGTCTTTACGGTGACGCTTCCGCTCGCCGAGGCGCAGCTCGCGACGAGCCCAGGCGAAGCCAGGGGGTGGGACACGATCGTGGGCTATCAGGGGGAGCGCCGCGCGGTGCTCATCGTGGACGACAATCCCGACAATCGCGCGGTGGTACGCGAGCTCCTCGGCCCGCTCGGCTTCGAGCTGTGCGAGGCGGACGGCGGTGAGGCGGCGCTGCGCATGGCGGCGCTGCGCGCGCCGGCGCTCATCCTGCTGGACGTGTACATGAAGGACATGGACGGCTACGAGACCGCGCGTCGCCT